The genomic segment aattaattgatccaattaattttttaattgaaactgcttcgatcacgaaaatgataaaatATCAAtcttgcatattcaattaaaaaattattgaattttttcaattaattttttaatttgatccaattaaaaaatgattgaaatttccgaaatatccaattaatttcttaattggatcaaataaaaatttaatatgcaaATGTTATATTGAAATGCTTGCAAAAAGGGCGCTATATAGGGCGCACCCTCGATTTCGATGCAAGATGGTCcacatatgtaaaactccttagaaacaaaacacctccggggattttccaaaaatgcaacggaaaatattgtttcccAAATTATGGCTGGTACCATGTTCGTTTTCGCGACATATTTTTTtgagattactttttttaaataatagattttgaaggaaaaaaacttgctgattccattcagtaggacattccctcatcaCTTATGAAAGAATCTTCATAAAAGTGttatgttttcattgagatttttgtagtgtgttttcaactgtggaaAACGAATAAAAAAGTAGTGGGACAGGTTTATAAAAAATGTAGTGGGACAGGTTTGGGCTTAGTTACCGATATAGACTAACcgtagttaattttttttattgcagtAACTTAATACATTACatattgggcaaaaaaaaaccaacagaaaaacaaaattttcgagttgcgtctagaaatttaaaaagatAGTCGAAAGACTGTGCGTGGGGGAGTTTTATCTATTAtatatgaaaagtatttgtcaacattttgagcagctagactttttcaaaaacggacAATCATAGCAGTGCTGATGGGTCTAAAAATGTTTccgattaaattaaaaaataattgaaagaactaagattttttcatttttatcacTCTATTCTTTTGCCAATTCAATGAAAACGGCTGTTttgcctttataaaatcagctgttttcaatgaattcAATGAGTACaacaagaacaagtaagagcgtgctaagtacggccgggccgaatcttatataccctccaccattgatcgcatttgtcgagttctatgcgcggtatctctatttagacaaacatagaatattaaataagaactgttatgctaatggagctatatcaaattattgtccgattcgggccacaaatgaatgctgaacattgtagaagtcattgtgtaatatttcagttcattcggataagaattgccttgtaggggctcaagaagaaaaatcgggagataggtttatatgggagctgtatcaagctattgatcgattcagaccatattagacacgtatgttaaaggtcatgagagaagccgttgtacaaaatttcagccaaatcggatgagaattgcgtcctctagaggttcaagaagtcaagatcccagatcggtttatatggcagctatatcaggttccataccgatttacgccatacttagcacagttattgatagtcataacaaaacacctcatgcaaaatttgagccaagtcggatgagaattgcccgctctattggctcaagaagtcaagttccaagatcggtttatatgacagctataccagattatgaaccgatttgaatcatacttagcgtaattgttggaagtgataccaaaacactatatgcaaaatttcagttaaatcggacgagaattgcgccctctagaggctcaagaaatcaatacccaagatcggtttatatggcagctatatcaaaccatggaccgatttaaaccatacttagcgtagttattggaagtgctaccaaaacacttcgtgcacaattttaatgaaatcggacgagaagtgcccccctagaggctcaagaagtcaagacccaagatcggtttgtggcagctatatcaaaacatgcaccgatttggcccatttacaataccaaccgacctacactaataaaaagtgtttgtgcaaaatttcaagcggctagctttactttttcgaaagttagcgtgctttcgacagacagacggacggacatggctagattggcttaaaatgacgaacaagaatatatatactttatggggacttagacgtatatttcgaggtgttacaaacagaatgacgaaattagtacacccccatcctatggtggagggtataaaaattggttagTGGTTTAGGTCgttttttgtttaattgaaaaaggtaaagttttcaatcacattttgtatgtaaattttttttgtatatattgggttgcccaaaaagtaattgcggatttttaaaaaaaagtaaatgcatttttaataaaacttagaatgaactttaatcaaatatactttttttacactttttttctaaagcaagctaaaagtaacagctgataaatgacagaagaaagaatgcaattacagagtcacaagctgtgaaaaaatttgtcaacgccgactatatgactatatgaaaaatccgcaattactttttgggcgatCCAATACAATTTAAGaattaagttaaaaaaatgattgaatctattacttttttaattgaaaatttcaaaaattgcaattacgatcttaattgaaaacaagtaaaagcgtgctaagttcggccgggccgaatcttatataccctccaccatggatcgcatttgtcgagttcttttcccggcatctcttcttaggcaaaaaaggatataagaaaagagttgctctgctattaaaacgatatcaagatatggtccggttcggaccacaattaaattatatgttggagacctgtgtaaaatttcagccaattcgtataagaattgcgcccattggggctcacgaagtaaaatagagagaacgatttatatgggatctgtatcgggctatagaccgattcagaccataataaacacgtttgttgatggtcatgagaggatccatcgtacaaaatttcaggcatatcggataataattgcgacctctaggggtcaagaagtcaagatcccagatcggtttatattgcagctatatcaggttatgaaccgatttgaaccttatttgacacagttgttgaaagtaaaaataaaatacgtcatgcaaaatttcagccaaatcggataagaattgcgccctctagaagctcaagaaatcaaatccccagatctgtttatatgacagctatatcaggttattaaccgatttaaaccatacttggcacagttgttggatatcataacgaaatacttgcaaaaattcattcaaatcggataagaattgcgccctctagagggtcaagaagtcaagacccaagatcggtttatatggtagctatatcaggttatggaccgatttgaaccatacatggcacagttgttgggtatcataacaaaacacgtcgtgcgaaattccattccaatcggataagaattgcgccctctagagggtcacgaagtcaagacccaaaatcggtttatatggcagctatatcaggttatggaccgatttgagccatacatggcactgttgttggatataataagaaaacacgtcgtgcaaaatttcatttcaatcggataagaattgcgcactctagaggctcaagaagtcaagacccaagatcggtttatatggcagctatatcaggttatggaccgatttgaaccatacttggcacagttgttggatatcataacaaaacacgttgtgcaaaatttcattctgatcgaataagaattgcgcacgctagaggctcaagaagtcaagacccaagatcggtttatatggcagctatatcaggttatggaccgatttgaaccatacttggcacagttgttggatatcataacaaaacatgtcatgcaaaatttcattccaatcggataagaattgcgcactctacaggctcaagaagtcaagacccaagatcggtttatatggcagctatatcaaaacatggaccgatatggcccatttacaataccaaccgacctacactaataagaagtatttgtgcaaaatttcaagcggctagctttactccttcggaagttagcgtgctttcgacagacagacggacggacggacagacggacggacatggctagatcgacataaaatgtcacgacgatcaagaatatatatactttatggggtctcagacgaatatttcgagtagttacaaacagaatgacgaaattagtataccccccatcttatggtggagggtataaaaagtttagattcagttaaaaaaattattgaatcatataattttttaattgaaaatttaaaaaatttaaattacaaTCGTAATTGCAAAAAAGtttcgattcaattaaaaaaatgattgaatcaattaattttttagttgaaattttcattcacgatcgtaattgataATAAAccgaattcaaataaaaaattattgattcaactaattttttaattgaaaacatttttattttcaattgaatttttaattggaaaaatttttgcgATAATTTTTTCTGTGGAGGCAAGTCAATGATAAGAAAATGGCCTTCAAGGTAATTTGACTTCGCAAAATGTCTTTGTAATGATCTTAGAGCTAAACGCTGCTACCTTTAGATTGTTGTAGGCGATGACAGAGACAAGTTTCGAAAACTAATTCAAATGTCAATGGCCTGTTTAATACCTTGACCACAAGGGGGGTTTGCATGTGAAAATTAATCTTTCAACTTTAAACTGTAAAATACCTACATATAAATACCGTACAcatggcatgtggggaagatgatgagacgttggagcatttcccatgtcattgcccggctttcgcggctaacaaacatcggtacttaggtgaggacacgataccagacatgaaccaacttaggggagtggtgtggaaaacaattgaggattttttaagtagcacggaattcccaacgtaaaatattctttttcgaggatactttttagtttttagagcgcacaacaagccgattgctggcttaggtgtatgtctctTTTGGCAAGGGGcacataaatataaatatatttattaataaGGTTATAATGGTAGGAAGGTATTTAttctttaaaattaattaattatctCTATGTTAAATCCTTACCTTTTTTGTATGTTATCCGTTTGATCACGGTACAAATTTGGACTGCTGCCATGTCGCTGGTGTTTGTATGAGGCTAAAGCTATTTGTGATGCTAATTTTGAAGCGGTTACCAAATCCTCACGGCTTTTACTTAAACTTTCGCTATAGGGATGCATGTTACACACGCGTCAAACGTACGACCAAACGAATCGGCAAACCTAAGTTCTTCTTAGGTAAGATTTCGTCGCATCATTGACATTGGTATCAGCAATCAGTCTCATTTATGaacgtacaaaatttttatttaatgagACCTGCAAATAGAGAAACAGATAAGATGTGAGGTAAGTTTTAAATAACTAAATAATGAATCATCGTAGGCCAAACAAAAAAGGGAATGTATTGGGAAAAGATGTTATAGAAAACAAACTAAGAGTCACAGGGTGTTGCTGGAACCAAGCAACCAGGTTCAGGATAATTATGATGATTTTTAGAAATTCGTTTGCAACAAAAGACGTATGGTATGTTACTCAACCCAAGGAAAAACTGCCTCCCCAAGATGGATAATCGGTGCAACCCTAGGGACATATGCATAAGCAAAGAAAACCTTTTATCGAAAGCCAGTAACTCGTTCGTCTTCCTTCGCCAGAGAGTCCTTGTAGTCCAGCATTTATGTACAGGTTTTCATCTCGCCAACGAATCCGCGCTGGCGTTCCTCTCTTATATGCTcaattacacacacacacccatgtaTACAATGTCTTTGCGTCCCCTGTCGGAACCATCTCATCTTGTAGACTTATTTGAGGAGATCTCTCAGAGATACTTTTGCAAGTGCACCAAAATCGAAGTAATAGCGCCTGGTTTGGAAGGATCTGGAGAAGGGACGAGAGTCAAACGTTGGCAGAATGCGCTCTATTTATGTCGCAACTCGATAGGTAGAAGTTGGGGACTTAGAGCAGGAAGGATACACTGGATGTACACTGTTGTAGTTTGGCCGATCCTCACCTAAGGGTGACTAGCGTGGCAACAGGCCTTTGAGAGGGTGGTTCTGTCCATTATGATGGagaaggtacagggtattgCGGCGATGCTAATATCGTCCAAAGAGCACGGTCTCAGACTTGATCTGAGACCGCGGTGTAGAGGACTGTCCTCAGCCTGTGGAAGTAAGGGACAAGGCGCTCTTTGGGATTTTGTTCATTTATTTTGGTCATCCCTCTAGCGTGGGATGACTACGTGGGCTCCATTCCCACCAGAggtcttggtctgtcgctactgatggagaaggtacagggtattgCGGCGATGCTAATATCGTCCGAAGAGCACGGTCTCAGACTTGATCTGAGACCGCGGTGTTGAGGACTGTCCTCAGCCTGTGGTAGTAAGGGACAAGGCGCTCTTCGGGATTTTGGTCATTCATTTATTTTGGTCATCCCTCTAGCGTGGGATGACTACGTGGGTTCCACTCCCACCAGAggtcttggtctgtcgctactgtggtatcactatgggcttaaaattgtctaaatgagtttgtaaaggactgccactcttacctaacctaagcaCCCAGTTTATAGAGATGTCAGAAGTGTAGAACAATGTAAgacatatttattattaaatactTTCATTTTACTAAATCAACAATAACATAGAAACCTATAATTTAGAATACCATagtttttatattaaaaccaTACGTACAAAAGCCCAGATACATTTTTCAATCTACATAATTGCCTGGAAAATTAAAttgattttgtaatatttttaatttcttgccTATTCAAACATCTATATAACGAATATGGGGTAAGTTGTAATGAGGAGGAATCTTTTTTCACTCAAAATGATTGCATATAATTGAATAACCCATAGTGATTCCGCAAGACCCTTCAAAACGGATTTGACTGCAAGATTCTTTACCTATCACTGGAGAGGTTTGCTAACTATTGTCATACCTATGGCAGCTAGTCCTTTCGTTTTATGTTTTCCTGGTAGAGCTGTAAGTATTGTGatggtgttttttttgttttgttcaccTCTAATCAGTGCACTTCTTCCACTTCTTTAGGAGTTTCGCTGCATGTTTCTGATATTGGTTTGCTGTTTCTATTGGATAACCGAATGTATACCATTGTATGTTACCTCGTTGTTGCCCATATTTGTACTGCCAATAATGAATATTTTGGTAAGTTTAAGGATACCAAAACTGcccctttcctttggtaaaggaTACCAAAACTAACCTGTtccctgggaaagggtactaaaactaccctttacccttGAAAATGGTATTTGTACTATCCTTTGCCCTCGGAAATGGTACTTAAATTGACTTTTTCCTGggagagggtattaaaactaccattttccctgtgaaagggtactaaaactaccctcttccctaagaaagagtacttaaactaccctattccctggaaaagggtactaaaactaccctattccctggaaaagggtactaagactaccctctTCTTCGGAAAAGGGTAAAAGATGTACCCTATAAAGAGTACTGTAAACCCTGTAAAGAGTACTTAAAGTACCCTATTccctaggaaagggtactaaaactatcctattccctggaaaagggtactaaaaataccctattCCCTGGGAGAGATTACTAAAAGTACCCTATTCCCTGGGAAagtgttctaaaactaccccttcccttggcaaagtgtgctaaaactaccccctcccttggcaaagggtacttaaactaccctttccattggcaAAAActtctaaaactactctttcctccGATAAAGGAACCTAAAACTACGTTTTCCCTTggcaaaaggtactaaaactacccttttcctttgaaAGGGTGCTAAATCTAACCTTTTCCCTGGAAAAGGATACccaaactaacctttcccttgggaaagggtactaaacgtGCCATTTCCCTTTGAAAATATGCTAAACATAACCTTTTCCTTCGGAAATCGTACTAAATCTAACCTTTTCCCTGGAAAAGGTTACtcaaactaacctttcccttgggaaagggtactaaacatGCCATTTCCCTTTGAAAATATGCTAAACCTAACCTTTTTCTTCGGAAATCGTACTCAAACTAACCTTTCTCTTTGTAAGGATACTCAACCTATCCTTTACCTtggaaaattgtactaaaaaatcctttcctttgggaaaagatactaaaactacaccgtccctttggaaagggtactaaaactaccagtGACCtcggcaaagggtactaaaaatacccattcccttggcaaagggtactaaaactacgtgTTTccgtgtactaaaactaccctttcccttgggagagGGTTCTAATTCCTAATCTTTCCCTTGAGAGAGGGTTCTAATTCTTCCCTTTCCTtgaggaagggtactaaaactacccttccttttTGAAAGAGtcctaaaactatcctttctttTTTCAAAGAGTGCTAAAGCTTCCCTTTCCTTTTTGAAAGGATGCTAAATCTAACCTTTCCCTTTGGTAAGGCTAATTAAAGTGCTCTATTCCTTggacaaaacttaaaaaagtgttactaaaactacccatttcctTGGAACAATatactaccctttcttttgacAAATGATACTAAATGTACCTCTGCCCTTGGAGAATTGGGGTAAAACTAcatgggaaagggtacgaaATCTACgctttctttagggaaagggttctaaaaccaccctttgccttggcagcgggtactaaaactaccctttctcttgggaaagggttcCACAATTACCGTTTCCGTTGTGAAAGGGTACAAATTATTTTTCCAGGTGGGTGCAGCGACAACTTGCAAGCTCCTCTTGATGAGCCAGGTCGGTCCGGGGAACACAAATGTAACGGTACTCTTCTTGGCACTCTTACTCAGGCGATGGCTTGGCACTGGAGTTGGGGGTCAGCATGGCTGTGCTATGCAGGGGCTACGTAGTTCGATGGTTTCACCACTGCTGGTCAAGGTATAGGGTTCGAGATGGGGTTAGGCTGAACGTCGGCGTAGCACTCATACGGTACTTCCGCCTTCGGAAATTTACTCTCTTATCGGTGCTGATGTTTCTGGATCTTAACTTAGCTGCAGCGTCGATGCCGGTGTTATGTGGTGGAGTTCTGAACGACTCCCGGTCTTCACCTGGGTGTATCGTAAGAGAGTCGGCGTTTAAGTCCGCCTAGGTGTTTTTTTCTCAGTACTTCGCATTTTGGTGGCTAACTAACATAGAACAATGAAAATTCTGATGTGGAATACGCAGAGTTTAGTTCCCATTAGCCCAACTTAGCGTTGCAAGCGTCTCGACCTTCTgtttagaacaaaaaaaaaaaaagacctcCACTCCTTTACTCTCTTCTTTGTTATAGAGCTCCGAACGTACCTGTCAAAATTATTTCAAGGACACTTTGGCGATGTTTCTAGGAAGTCTCATTGTGGCATCTGCCATAGAATATTGCAATTTGCACAAGAGATTAGCCCTAAAGACCATACTAGTGGTGGGATGCAGTCCCAGAAGGTAAACTGCAACAAATctcttaaaaaatataaaaaaaattaaaaatgtcttTTTCTAGATTACATCTGGGTTTGGTTTGTATAACCAGTTTCATATCAATGTGGATTTCAAATTCTGCCACTACAGCCATGATGTGTCCCATAGTAAAAGCGGTGTTGCACGAATTGGAAACggtattatgaaaaaaaaaaaatttttcaatttcaaccaGATTTCGATATTTCTCTTTTCTTCGACTAAAGAATAAAGTAGTCGATGTCTGGATGCCCGAAGAGGTGGAACCTGTTACGGAAGGCAAAAAGCATCCTTCACGCATTGCCATGGCATTTTATTTTGGCATAGCCTATGCCTCAACTATAGGTGGTTGTGGAACCTTGATAGGCACTGGTACAAATTTAACCTTTAAGGGAATATTTGAAGGGTAGACTtatctaaaagaaaaaaaaaatgaataaaacaaatattcagtttttttctttttttttcagacGCTTTCCTAATGCCACCGATAAAATAGACTTTCCTCATTTCATGGGCTGGGCCATACCAATGGTTATAGTTGACACTATTCTCTTGTTTATCTGTCTACAGTTTACCCATTTGGGTTTATGTCGTCCCCAGAGTCAAACTGGCCTCGAAGTGGCTCGTGGCGGTGAAGCTGCTGATACGGTTAAGGCTGTGGTCATGGCAAAATATGCCGAACTTGGACCCCTTTCAAGTCATGAATGCCAGGTTTTATTTTGGTTCTTGACAATGATTGTTTTGCTGTTCACTCGATCGCCGGGATTCATGCCAGGATGGGGAGATTACTTTAATGCTGTGTAagtttgaaaaaacaaaaacaaaaaatcactgTCAAAACAAAGGTGATGGTCCGAATCCGTTTCTCAGCGAACGGATAGTACTAGTAGTCTTGTCCTAGGGAATGTGTTCGATTTCGTAGGCGAAAGGCTAGTTTAACTACCATTTCATTTGGTAGGATACCAAGACCATTTTCCCAGGGAAACCTtcgttttaataccattttccaagaaaaagtcttacttttagtacaatttacgaaggggaagggtaataaaactacttccattgggaaaggggagttaaagtaccatttcccaaggaaaggataattttaataacatttcccaaggaaagggtagtttttgtgacaatttccaaggaaaagtctatttttagtaaaatttttttttagtagttTTACCATTTCCTACGGGAAAGGGTAATTGTAGTAACATTTGCCAatgaaaagtgtagttttaatactgtttttcaagggaaagggtagttttagcacaatttcccaagggaaagggaagttttagtaccacttCCTAAGCGAATGGTACGTTATGTAGCAATATGGTAGCTTAAGCACCATTTTCCTAGATTTATGGCatgtttagtaccatttcccaagggttatggtagttttagtatcgtttcccaagggaaaggatagttttagtaccatttctcgAGTgttatggtagttttagtaccatttcccaaagatTATGTTAGTTTTAGTAATATTTCCGAAAGGAGAGGATAGCTTTACTACCATTCCCCAAGGGAAGTACCATAttccaagaaaaagggtagtaTTTCCATCACCATTTCCCAAAAGAATGGGTAACTTTAGTAccatttctcaaaggaaagggaagttttagtacgcGATTACCCAAGGGACATGGAAGTTGTAGTACCATTACCCAgagaaaaggttagttttatcAACATTTCCAAAAGAAAAATGTAGTATTAGTAAATTTTTTGGCGAGGGATGGGCAGAGATCGTACGatttccccaagggaaatggtTATTTTTATCATCAAGGATAGGTAAGTATACTTTCACTACCcgttcccaagagaaagggtagttttaccaaATTTTCCCAAAGCAAAGCGAAGTGTTACTAccgtttcccaaaggaaagcgaAGTTGTAGTACCACTACCCAgagaaaaggttagttttagcaccatttccaaaggaaaagtgtagtttttgtaaatttttgcgAGGGGAGTGGACAGTGTTcgtaccatttcccaagggatagggtagtttAACCACaacttcccaaaggaaatggatgtttaaatacaattttccaaaggaaagggtagtatcAGTATAAAAGTGTGGTTTTAGTAGCATTTTCcacgggaaagggtagtttaaccAACATTTGCTAACGGAAAGAGTACTTTAACTACCATTAGCCGAGGAAAAGGGTTGATTTGCCACCATTGGTAGTTTTACCATAATTTTTCAAGAAAACCGTTAGTTTTACCGTTACATTTCCCAAGGTATACGGTAGTTTTACCAAAGGAAACGTTATTTTACCTaaggaaacggtagttttacgACCATTtctaaagggaaagggtagttttaccacCATTTCcaataggaaagggtagttttaccacCATTTCCAAGAGAAAGGATGGTTTTACCactatttttcaattaaaacggTGGTTTTACAATTTCCAaaagaaaaagggtagttttaccaaaatttttttaggaaagggtagttttacccccatttccaaaggaaaagacTAGTTTGCCTAGGAAAACGGTGGGTTTACCACCatttcccaagagaaagagtagttttgTAACATTTTCCAAGAACCAGGGCAATTTTGGCaccattttccaaggaaaagggtttTTTTGCCATTTCTCAAAAAAGTAGTTTTCTACCaccatttcccaaggaaagggtacttttaccACCATTTCCAAAGCGAAAGGGCACTTTTTCCaccatttccaaaggaaagggtaacttTACCAccactaccctttccaaagggaaagggtagttttaccacCGTTTGCCTAGGAAAAGGGCAGTTTTGTTCACCATCTCTCAAGTTTTGCCACCATTTGCCTGGGGTAAGGGAAGTTTTGCCATCATTTTCTAAGAAAAGGGTTAGTTTTACCAGCATTTCccaagggaatgggtagttttaccaccatttcccaagggaatgggtagttttaccagcatttcccaagggaatgggtagttttaccaccatttcccaaggaaatgggtagttttaccaccatttccaaaggaaagggtaacttTACCACCatttccaaagggaaagggtagttttaccacCGTTTGCCGAGGAAAAGGAAACGTTACCACCATTTCcaaagggaaagtgtagttttaccACCGTTTGCCTAggaaaagggcagttttatCACCATCTCCCAAGTTTTGCCACCATTTGCCTGGGGTAAGGGAAGTTTTGCCATCATTTTCTAACAAAAGGGTTAGTTTTACCaccatttcccaagggaaagggtagttttgccccatttcccaaggaaaggggtAGTTTCACCACCATTTACCAagagatagggtagttttaccagtatttcccaagggaaggggtagttttaccaccatttcccaagggaatgggtagttttaccaccatt from the Stomoxys calcitrans chromosome 1, idStoCalc2.1, whole genome shotgun sequence genome contains:
- the LOC106093489 gene encoding protein I'm not dead yet-like; this translates as MGDSARPFKTDLTARFFTYHWRGLLTIVIPMAASPFVLCFPGRAEFRCMFLILVCCFYWITECIPLYVTSLLPIFVLPIMNILSSERTCQNYFKDTLAMFLGSLIVASAIEYCNLHKRLALKTILVVGCSPRRLHLGLVCITSFISMWISNSATTAMMCPIVKAVLHELETNKVVDVWMPEEVEPVTEGKKHPSRIAMAFYFGIAYASTIGGCGTLIGTGTNLTFKGIFEGRFPNATDKIDFPHFMGWAIPMVIVDTILLFICLQFTHLGLCRPQSQTGLEVARGGEAADTVKAVVMAKYAELGPLSSHECQVLFWFLTMIVLLFTRSPGFMPGWGDYFNAVPIKTSAAVMLSLLALFLFPMSCSFWNHLKSKGNIKGPYPAVREKALMSWEFTHANTPWGLVFLLGGGFALADASQESGMAKLLGEALSGLSAWPDLAVQGAAIFAGTFLTNFSANVPICNILIPVVQELAVAIKMNPIMLVFPAGIATSMAFHLPVGTPPNAIISGYAGIKSKYMAEAGILPTIFTMLVLLLNVQTMHYVIYPSREFPEWAATA